A segment of the Luteolibacter rhizosphaerae genome:
GATGACGGCGAGGGTGAGGCCGACCACGCAGTAGCGGGTGATCTGCGGCAGCACCAGCGGCTTGGAGTCCTCTGCAGGCGTCTCCCACCAGATGGCGCGGATGATCTTGAAGTAGTAGTAGAAGCCGGCGGCGGCACCCACGAAGGCGAGGATGACAGCCCACCACAGCTTGGCCTCCACCGCGAGGGTGAAGACGAAGAACTTGCCGATGAAGCCCGCGGTGAGCGGCACGCCCGCGAGCGCGGCCATGATGATCGTGAGGCCGAGGGCGAGGGTCGGGTTGCGCTTGCCGAGGCCGTTGAAGGCATCGATCTGCTCGGAGCCGTTCTGGATGCGCACCTGGGCCAGCACGAAGAAGCTGGCGAGCGTCATCAGCAGGTAGGTGGCGAGGTAGAAGGAGACGGTCTCCACCGAGCCGAGGCCTTCCGGGCTCACGCCCTTCCATGCGGCCAGCGCCAGCACCAGAAAGCCCGCGTGGGCGATCGAGGAGTAAGCCAGCAGGCGCTTGAAGTTGGTCTGGCTGATGGCGGCGAGATTGCCGAAGAGCAGGGTGGCACCGGCCATGATGGCGAGCATCAGCACGATCTTCGAGGCGATCGGCGAGCCGGCCTCCATTAGAGGCGTGAGGAAGCGGATCAGCAGGATGAAGCCCGCGGCCTTCGAACCCACCGAGAGGAAGGCGGTCGTCGGGGTCGGGGCACCTTGGTAAACGTCCGGGATCCACACCTGCATCGGCACGGCACCGATCTTGAAGCCCATGGCGATGAGGATGAGGGCGACACCAAAGAGGAGAGGGGCGGTGCTCTGAAGCGTGTGCGCCTTCGCTCCGATCTCCGCTAGGTTCATCGTGCCGGTCGCGCCGTAGATCCAAGCGATGCCGTAAACGAGGAAGCCGGTGCTAAGCGCGCCGAGGATGAGATACTTCACGCCCGCTTCCAGCGAGCCGACATTCCGCCGCAGGTAGGCGACGAGGATGTAGAAGGTGATGGTGACCAGCTCCAGCGCCACGAAGGCCCCGGCAAGGTCCTTGGCGGAGGCCATCCACATCATGCCTGCACAGGCGAAGACGGGAAGGGCGTAGAACTCGCCGGTGCCGTTCTCGGACTCCTGGTCGTCGGTGAAGCGGGTGAGGATCGAGCGGAAGTCGATCGACATCAGCACCACGAAGATGGTGCAGACCAGCGCAAAGCCCTTGTAGAAACGCGCCAGCGAATCGAACTGGTAGAAGTTCCAGAGCGCGTAGCTGCCCCACTTGTCGCCTGCATCGGCCTTTTCCGGACCCACCGCGAAGAAGAGCAGCACCAGGATAAAGGCGAGTCCCGCGACGGCGGAACCGCTGACCAGTGCCTTCGAGTTGCGCGGGCCGAATGCTTCCAGCATCAGCAGGGCGAGGCCGAGCGTGACGGTGAGGGCTTCGAGGTAGTAGGCGGGCATGGGAAGAAGTGAAAAGTGCTCAGTGATCGGTGATCAGTGAAAGTCACTTGAGGAGATTCAGAAGCAGGTTCGGGTAGAGGCCGACGGCGAGCAGGGCGATGGCGAGGATCAGGGCCGGGATGCGGTCTGCGAAGCTCAGGTCGGCGGCATCCGTGGTGGCCTTCACCTGCGGGCCTTGGAAGATATTCCGGTAGGCGCGCAGCATGTAGACGGCGCTGATGACCACGCCCCAGATGGCGAGGATGCAGGCGATCTGTACCGGACCGAGGCCCTTGGCAGGATCGTAGTTCTGGAAGCCGGAGAGGAAGACCATCACTTCACCGGCGAAGTTCGCCAGACCGGGCAGACCGATGGAAGCCATGCCGACCATGCCGAAGAGGAAGGCGAGACCGGGAGCGGACTTGGCAAGACCGCCGAGATCGGTGAGCTCCAGCGTGCCGGTGCTGCGCTCGATCTTGTCCGCCAGGCCGAAGAGCATGGCGATGGAGATGCCGTGCGCGAACATCAGCAGGATCGCGGCAGGCTGGGCGATGGTGTTGGTGAAGTTGCCGAGCGTGTAGGTCGTGACCGCGTTGCCGGCGGCGTCGAGGTAGCCGACCGCCGGGCTGCCGGTGTGGCTCGCGGCGAGTGCGGCGATGGCCAGGAAGATGTAGCCCATGTGCATCACCGAGGAATTGCCGAGCATCAGGTCGAGACGCTTCTGGTTCACGGTGACGAGGCCCACCCAGAGGATATTGCCGAGCAGCAGGACCAGCAGCGGCACCAGCCAGGCATTCATGCCCTCCGGCACCATCGGGATCGCGAGGCGGAGCAGGCCGTAGAGGCCGAACTTCTTCAGCACGCCGGAGTGCAGCATCGCGGTCGGGGCCGGGGCGCTGGCGTAGGCCGGGGCGGCCCAGGAGTGGAAGGGGAAGAGCGAGACCAGCACGCCGAAGCCGATGATGAGCAGCGCGGCGATGCCCTTCTGCGAGGCGGCGTCGATGACCAGCGAGCCATCTTGCACCGCCTTCACCATGCTCGGCATGTCGAAGGTGCCCGCCAGCGAGGCCAGCCAGACCAGGCCGGCCAGCAGGATCACCGAGCCGAGGCCGAGGTAGATCGTGATCTTCCACGCGGTCTCCTTCCGCTCCCCGCGGCCGAGGATGCCGATCATCAGGAAGGTCGGGATCAGCGCCAGTTCATGGAAGGCGTAGAAGAAGAACAGGTCGGTCGCGGCGAAGGCACCGATGGCACCGGCGGCGATCAAAAGGGAAGAGCCGTAGTAGAGCTTCTCGCGGCCTTCCGGGGACTTGCCGGAGAGCAGCGCGGCCAGGGTGACGATCACCGAGAGCAGCACCATCACCGCGCTCATGCCATCGAGACCGAAGGCGAGGTTCAGCGCGGGCTTCGCGAGCACCGGCACGGACATCGACCACATGGCTGCCTTCCAGGTGAAGGCGGCCCAGACACCGAGCACGAGATTGGCCACGCCGGCCGCCACCGCGGTCTTGCGGGCGGGCGCCCCGCCGAGGATGGCGAGGAAGGCGGCGATGGGGATAAGGACTAGCAGGAGTAGCATGGGAAGTTTGCTAGTATCGGTGTTAGAACGCGGTGAAGTAGATGACGAGGATCACGCCGAGGCCGAAGGCGAAGGCGTAGCCCTGCAGGTTGCCGGACTGCACGCGGCGGAAGAGACCGCCGAAGCCTTCCGCGAGACGGCTGGAGCCGCCCACGATCAGGCCGTTGATCAGGAACTCGTCGAAGAAGTGGACGATCGCGGCGAAGGCGTTCTGGAAGTAACGCACCACGAAGTTGTCGTAGAAGGCATCGATCCGGAAGCGGTCGCGGAAGAGCGGGATGGATACGGGATCCTTGTCCTTGCCCGAATAGAGGGCGAAGCCGGCGCCGGCACCGACGACCAGCGCCACCACGGAAACCCAGAAGAGGAAGTTCACGTGGAACTCGCCCGTATGAGCCGGAACGGCGGGGGCAAGACCGTGAGAGAACTTATATCCGGCAGCCAAGGCCAGCACCGCGAGGATCGCGAGCGGCAGGAACATGAGCGGACCGACTTCATGGGCGTGGCTGGCATCCTCCGAGCGATTCTTGCCGAGGAATGCGACCACGAAGAGACGGGTCATGTAGAAAGGGGTGAGCACGGCGACACCGGCGGCAATCCAGAACAGGGCCATGGTGTTGCCTTCCTTGTGGCCGTAGGTTTCGGCGGCGTGGAGGATCATCTCCTTCGAGAAGAAGCCCGCGGTGCCGGGAACCGCGATCAGGGCCAGGAAGCCGATCAGGAAGGTGAAGCCGGTGATCGGCATCTTCTTCAGCAGGCCGCCCATCTTCCAGATGTCCTGCTCGTGGTGGCAAGCGTGGATGACCGCGCCGGAGCCGAGGAAGAGCAGTGCCTTGAACCAAGCGTGCGTGAAGAGGTGGAACATCCCGGCCTCACCGTGGAGGAGGCCCACGGCCATCACCATGTAGCCGAGTTGGGACAGTGTGGAGTAAGCAAGGATGCGCTTGATGTCATCCTGCTGCGTGGCCATCAGCGCGGCGCAGAGCGAGGTGATGCCACCGATCCAGGCGATCGTCGTGCCGGCGAAGTTGTCGAAGGCCTCCGCGCCGACCGAGAGCTGGACGCGGAAGAGCATGTAGACGCCGGCCGCCACCATCGTCGAGGCGTGGATCAGGGCGGACACGGGAGTCGGCCCTTCCATCGCGTCCGGCAGCCACACGTGCAGGGGCATCTGGGCGGACTTGCCGACCGCACCGCAGAAGACGCAGAGCAGCGCGGCACCGAGTACTCCGGTGGAGATGCCCGCGGGAATCTTCATCTCGTCGAAGGTCAGCGTGCCGGTGATGCCCCAGAGCATCAGGATGCCGATCATGAAGCCGAAGTCGCCGATGCGGTTCGTGATGAAGGCCTTCTTCGCGGCGTCCGCGGCGGAGTCCTTCTGATACCAGTGACCGATCAGGAGGTAGGAGCTCAGGCCCACCAGCTCCCAGAACATGAAGGTCATGATGAAATTCGAGGCCAGCACGATGCCGGTCATCGAGAACATGAAGAGCGAGAGGCAGGTGAAGAAGCGCGCCTTCGCGCTATCCTCGGCCATGTAGGCCAGCGAGAAGATGTGCACCAGCAGGCCCACGCCCGTGACCACCACCATCATGCCGGTGGAGAGCTGGTCGAGCTTGATGCCGATCTGCAGCGAGAAGTCACCGATCGTCGCCCAGGAGATCGGGGCGGGGGATTCGCTCTTGCCGAGCAGCAGCAGGGAAATGCCGAAGGTCACCGCGACCGAGACGACCGAAACCATCGAAGCGATGAAGGCGTTCCGCTTCAGGTAAAGCTGGTTCGCCGCCGCAGCGATCAAAGGTAGGAACAGGAGGAGCCAAGCCATCGAAGTTCGAAGTAAAAAGTGCCAGGTGCCAACGAGGCTCAGCCGCGCATGCTGGTGAGGTCTTCCGTGTTGATCGTCTGCCGTGCGCGGTAGAGGGCGACGATGATGGCGAGACCCACGGCCACCTCGGCGGCGGCCACGGTGATCACGAAGAACACGAGCATCTGCCCGTTGTAGTCCGGCAGGCCGTTCGTGCCCTTGAAGCGGGAGAATGCGACCAGCGTCAGGTTCGCGGCGCTCAGCATCAGCTCGAGGCACATGAAGACCACGATGATATTCCGGCGCAGGATGACTCCGGAAAGGCCGATCGCGAAGAGCAACCCGGAGACGAGAAGGTAGGAATGGAGACCGGCCATGGGAAAGTAGCGAGTAGCAGGTAGCAAGTAGCGGGGGAAACAGCCGAAGAGGATTCAGGGGCGGTTTCGGACGGAATTGGCGAGACCTGCAAGGATTCGTTTGGTTTCGAGGGCTTGTTCTTGAAGATGCGTGGTGTCCGCGTAGCCGAGATCGTGGGCAAGTAGAAGTTGGTAGCGTGCTTCGTCCAAGGAGGCTTCGCCGATGTTGTAATGGCGCGCCTTGTCGGCGTTTGACCAACGGGCGAATCCTTCCACGATATTGGAAGGAGCGGAGACTGCTGCGCGACGGACTTGAGAGGTGAGCCCAAAGGTCTCCTCTTTCGGAAAGGAACGTGTCGCCTTGTAAACACCGAGCACGAACTCATGAGCCTTTTGCCAGGCTAAGAGGTCTTCGAATCGCTCGATCTTGCTCATGAGTGTTGGTTTGGTCTACGGCTGTTTCCCTCGCTACTTGCTACCTGCTACTCGCTACCTATGCCTCTTGACGCTTGGAAAGGACGACCACGCCAATGGTGGCTACGAGGAGGAGGACACCGACGATCTGGAGCGGCAGGTTGTAGCCTTTGAAAAGTACGTCGCCGATGAGGTTCACGTCGGGCAGATGGCCTTCGGAGAGTTTCTGGGAGATCCCCGGGCTGGATTGGGCGTGGGCGGCGGCCGCCGTTTTCAGGTCGAGCGATTGCCACTCCATCCTCGGGGTCTTCGAGAGGATGCCGATGAGCTGGATGGTGAAGCCGAGCACGATGCCCAGCCCGCCGAGCAGCGGTGCGAGCTTCGGCGTGCGCTTCTCCTCCACCTTCAGGTCGAGCAGCATGATGATGAAGATGAACAGCACCATGATCGCGCCCGCATAGACGAGGATCTGGATGATCCCGACGAAGAAGGCGTTCAGACCGATGAAGAGACCCGCGAGGCCCACAAAGGAGGCCACCATCGAAAGGGCCGAGGCGACCGGATTGCGCAGGCCGACCACCGCCACGCCGCCGAGCAGCATGACGAGTGCGAAGAACCAGAAGAGAGGAAGAGGCATGGGAAAATATCGGAAAGGGGACAGGTGCAGGTCAGTCGTCGCTCTTGAGGCTGTAGATCCAGCCGCCAATCCCGAAGACCAGGACCAAGCCGCAAACGACGAAAGCGATGGCTCCCATGGGATAGGGTCCGGCGACTTGGCGGTAGGCGTTGAGCATGCCAAAGACCCCGGCGATGATCACGAAGGAGGAGGATAGCGCTTTCATCGGTCGACGGGGTTACTTCAGTTCATTCCACTTGTTCACGAGGCCGACGCGCACGCCGCCGATCTCGTAGAGCTTCTCCTTGTCGTGCACCATGTCGGCGCGCTTCAGGCCGGTGATCGCATAGTCCTTGCGCAGGAAGATGGCCTGCTCCGGGCAGACCTCCTCGCACATGCCGCAGTAGATGCAGCGAATCATGTCGATATCGAACTCCAGCGGGCGCTTCTCAACCTTCGCCCAGGGATCCTCGGAGGGGATCTCGCTCGGAGTGATCTTGATCGCCTTCGGCGGGCAGATGAATTCGCAGAGCTGGCAGGACACGCAGCGCTCGCGGCCCTGCTCGTCCGTCACCAGCGCGGGCGCACCGCGGTAGTGCTCGGGCAGGTGCTCATCCCACTTCTGCTCGGGATACTGCATCGTCACGCCGAGACCGGAGGACTCCAGGTCCTCGGCACCGCGGGTCTTGCCCCGCAGCGAATTCACGGCGTGCTTCATCGTAATGAAGAAGCCTTTGAGAAGCGCGGTGAGGTAGATCTTCTCCCCGGCAGCGAGCTTCGGACGTGTGACTTTGACGACGGCCATTATGGTGGAAAAGTTCTAGATGGAGATGGGCTTGGGCCGCTTCTCGGAGACCTTCAGGGCCCAGACCAAGGCGGCGGTGACGATCACCAGCAGGATCAGCCCGCCCACGGTAGCAGCAGCGCCGAACTGGGGCGCGGCGATCACGAGGGCCGCGAGGAAGACGTTGATCAAGGCGGCCTCGAAGAAGATCACCCAGCCGAGGCGCATGAGCTGGTCGTAGCGGAAGCGCGGCACCGTCCAGCGGACGAGGATGAAGAAGAGGATGAAGCCGACCACCTTGCCCATGAAGACGGCCATGTTCAGCAAGCCGCCGATCTTCACCGAGCCGATCGCCAGTCCGGCGGCCCAGTTGTCGAACCAAGGGCCGAGCGACCAACCGCCGAGGAAAAGCGTCACGACCATCGCCGATCCGATCACCATCGCGGCATATTCACCCATGAAAAACATGGCGAACTTCATCGAGGAATACTCGGTGTGGTAGCCGCCCACCAGTTCGGTCTCGCACTCCGGCAGGTCGAAGGGCATGCGGTTCGTTTCCGCGAAGACCGAGGTGGTGAAGATCAGGAAGGCGATCATCGCCGGGATCCAGAAGATCCACGCGGTGTAATCGCCACCGTTGTTCCAAGGAGCGGAGTTACCCCACAGTGGCAGCAGCAGCCAGCCGTTCTGCGACTGTTGCTGCACGATGTTCGAGAGATTCAGGTCCCCGTAGTAGAGCAGCACCGGCACCACGGAGAGGCCGAGCGCGATCTCGTAAGAGATCATCTGCGCGGTGGAGCGCACGCCACCGATGAAGGGGAACTTCGAGTTCGAGGACCACCCGGCCAGCGTGATGCCGTAGACCGCCAGCGAGGAGATCGCGAAGATGAAGAGCGGGCCCACATCCAGATCCGCGATGACCAGCTTGTGGATCTGGCCGTTCACCTCGATGTTGCCGCCGAAGGGCACCACGCACACCGTCACCAGCGAGGGCACCACGGTCAGCGCCGGGGCCAGCCAGTAGAAGGCCTTCCGCACGTGGGAAGGGGTGAAGTCCTCCTTCAGGAACAGCTTCACACCGTCTGCCATCGGCTGGATCAGACCGAAGAAAGAGAAGTCCTTTTTCGCGCCGAGCAAGGTCAGCGGCACGCCCACGCGGTTCGGACCCACACGGTCTTGGATGATCGCGGAGAAGCGGCGCTCGAAGTAAACCGAGATCGGCACCAGCGGCAGAACCACCAGGAAGGTCAGGCCGATGACCTTGGCGAGGATAACGAGAAGTGTGACGGCGAGGTCCATGAAAGGGGAGTGGCTAGGCTTAGCCGTTGATCAGGCCGGCGGCCTTGCGGGCGCGCTCGTTTTCGAGGAGCGGGATCTTCACGCCGGTTTCCACGACGGAGAGGCCGAGGTCGCCGATCTTCGAGAGGCTCAGGCCGTTGAATTCGGTCACGCCTTCCGCCAGCGACTTGAAGACATCCTCGATCATCGCGGGGCCGGAAGCAGGGGAGGCACCTTGCAGCGCCAGCACCAGATCGCGGAGAATCTCCCAGTCGTCATGAGCATCCACCGGCGGCTCCACCGCGCGGTTCAGGCGCTGCAGGCGACCGCTGACATTCACCATCGAGCCGCGCTTCTCGGCGAAGGCGGCACCGGGCAGGAGCACGTGAGAGGCCTCGGCAGTCGGTCCGGCCAGTAGCTGGACGGAAGCGATGAAGGCGGGCTTGGCGAGATCCTCCTTGGTGAAGCCCGCTTCCGCGGTGAGTTCCTCGCCGAAGACCAGCAGCGCCTTGATCGCGCCGCTCTGCACGCCGCTACGGATATCGGCCAGCGGACCGGCAGGATCCTGCGTGCCCCATACCAGCTTCGCGCCGGTGGTGTTCGGGTTGCGGTCTTCGGAAATCAGGATGCCGTCGCTCTCGCCGGAGCGGGGGACCACGGTGAAGGCACCGGTGCCGATCTCGGTGGCCAGCGCGCGGACCATGAAGAGCTCTTCATTGGTCATGCGGGCGGAGGCGATGATGGCGATCTCGCCCGGAGCGAAAACCTTCAGGTCCTTTGCCACCGCGGCCAGAGCCTCGCTCCATGCCACCGGCTTGTGGGTGCCCCCGGCCTTGATCATCGGCTCGACCAGACGGGCCTCGCCATCGATGTAGTGGAAGTTCAGGCGGTGCGAATCCGGCATCCAGGTGGAGTTCACATCGTCGTTCTGGCGCGGCGTGATCCGGTGGATCTTGTTGCCGCGCGCCCAGATCGTGATGTTCGAGCCGGTGCCGCAATTCACGTCGATGCTCTTGGTCTCCTTCAGGAACCAAACCCGCATCTGGAAGCGGAAGTCATTCGAGGTCAGCGCGCCGACGGGGCAGATATCGACCGTATTGAGAGAGTAGTTCGAGTCCAGCTTGCGGCCCGGGTGGACCGTCAGCGTGGTGTGGGTGCCGCGTTGGGTAAAGCCGAGCACCGGATCGTCCGCCACCTCATCCATGAAGCGGATGCAGCGGCTGCACATGATGCAACGCTCGTCGTCGAGCCGGACCCGCGGACCGATGTCCACGTTCTTCGGCTTCTTCACCTTCATGTCCACGAAGCGCGAGCCGCCGCGGCCGTGCTCGACGGAAAACTCCTGCAGGCGGCACTCGCCGGCTTGGTCGCAGATCGGGCAGTCCAGCGGGTGGTTGATGAGCAGGAACTCCATCACGCCCTCGCGGCACTTCTCCACCAGTTCCCCGGTGGTGCGGATGCCCATGTTCTCGGAAACCGTGTTGGCACAGGCGATCACCGGGCGGGGCATCCAGCCGATCGGCAGGTAGCCTTCGGCATCGTAGGTGGGATCCTGGCCGGGGGCCGGGCGTGGCGGCATGCCCATCTGCACCAGACACATACGGCAATTGCCGGGAGCCGTCAGCTTCGGGTGGTAGCAGTAATGCGGGACTTCGTTCTTGGCCAGTTTGCAGGCCTCGATCATCCGCATTCCCCGTGGCACTTGGAGCCAAACCCCGTCGATCTGCACGTTTACGAGGCCTTTCTCGGCGGCGAGATCCTTGGGCAGCTTGGCTTCTGCGGTGGCGGCGGTATCGCTCATGGGGCAAGGGAATCCGCGGGGCGAGGCCCCGGGCGGGCGGACTATGAAAAACCCGTCGGGAGGCGGCAAGTGCACTTTGTGAAATTTTTCACAAAGTGCACACGACGAAGACCTGAACAGATAGTTCTGGCATTTTCCAAAACGGTTTACTACAGTTCAAGTGTACCCCCAGAAAAGTTTCCCTCACCCTCTTGTAGTGGAAACCTCCAAATATTACCGGAAGGTCTTCACTTCTTGAAGATGTCGGACTTTTGACATCTTGCTGAGTTATGCACCCCCGGCCCCGTCGGACGCCCAGCCGACCAAAGGTTTCAGTGATTGTTCCCGCCTACAATGCCGAGGAATGGTTGGCTGATACTTTGGATTCAGCTTGTACGCAGACTCTGCGCGAGATCGAGATTCTCGTTGTGGACGACGGTTCCATGGACGGAATCGTTGAGATCGCCAATGCGTTCGCACGCAAGGATCAGAGAATGAGAGTGATACGTAAGGTAGCGCCGGTGTTGGCGCGGCGCGTAACCGGGCGATTGCCGAGGCGCAGGGCGACTACATCGCACCTCTGGATGCGGATGATTTGTGGTATCCCGAGAAGCTGGCGCGGCAGGTCGAATGCATGGACAAGGGCGGGGACAAGATGGGTTTCTCCTACTGCTGGTCCGAGAAAATCGATATCCAAGGCAGACTTATCACCGGGTCATACCCTTTCGATACCCAAGGGTCGGTTTTGGAAGAACTTGTCGCCCGAAACTTCGTCGGCAATGCCAGCGTTCCGCTCTTCCGTGCCTCCGCGCTAAGGGAGTGCGGGGTTTATCTTGCCCGCTCCGAGCAAGCGGGCGTGCAGGGCTGCGAAGATTGGGAGCTTCTCCTGCGGGTCGCGGAGAAATACCGGGCCGGTCTGGTTCCGGCAACTCTGGTGAAGTATCGTCAGGTGCCGGGCTGCATGAGCTTGGACGCCAAGGGAATGGGCCGCTCGTACGAGTGCGTGATGCGTTTGGTCAGGCAGCGGAATCCGCAGTTGCCGGAAGCGCTGTTCCGCTGGTCCGCCGCCAATTTCTACAGCTATCTCGTTTCGAAATGCAGCGGGGCGAATGATCCCGGAAGTTGTCTCTGGGCTCTCGCCAAAGCCATCAGGGCTGATCCCAAGCTGACCGCCAACCGTCGCTTCCAGCGGATGGGGCTGAAGAACCTCGCGAAGCTGGTGATCTACAAATTGGCTGGCACTGCCCGCCCCCAACTCCAAGCGCCGCAGCTTCCAACCCGGGACCCGGAAGTCGAGCGGCAGGGGAGTGTCTTCAGTTCGACGGCTCCCTGAAGTTTGTTAGAAACGGCGGATCCGCCCCACGGATCGCGAACCTTCCCCCCTCCCGACATGCTGTTACCCATCATCCCGATAGACTATGACATCGCCAAACCGGGCGACCGGATTGTCGGCGATTCCTACAGGGCCGCCCGAGTTTTGGTCCGCTGGAATGGCGTCCCTCTCGGCGTCCTTCAGGTTCCCGTTACCGGCGGGAAGGTCCGGGCCGACGACGTGGGCTACCGCATCATGACCCAGTTCCAGGCTCGCTTGGGACGGGAGATGGCGCGGCGCTTCCTGATGAGAGAAGACGGCAGCCCGGCTCCGGTTCAGGCTGCCGATCGTCCTGTGCCCACTATCAGCGTAGCCGTCTGCACGCGGGATCGGCCGGATGACATGGACAAGTGTCTCGCGGCCTTGGTCTCGATGCGGGTGATGCCGCTTGAAATCATGGTGGTGGACAATGCTCCGGCGACGGATGCCACCGAGCGCTTGGTCAAGGACCGCTATCCCCAGTGCCGCTATGTCCGTGAGGATACGCCCGGCCTCGATCACGCCCGCAATCGGGCAATCGTCGAATCGAAGGGCGAGATCGTCGCCTATACCGATGACGACGTGATGGTGGATGCCGGCTGGGTGGAGGCCTTGGGCAAGGTCTTTGCGGAAGATCCGGCAGTCGGCTTGGTGACGGGGCTGATCGAACCGGCGGAACAAGAGACCGAGGCGCAAGTGCTCTTCGAGCGCTACGGCGGCTTTGGCCGAGGCTGTAACCGGACCTACCTCCAATCGAAGCGCGGTGAGCCGATGCCATGGACCTTGATCGGTGCCGGGCAGCTCGGTGCAGGAGCGAACATGGCGATCCGCCGCAGCCTCTTCGAGGAAATGGGCTACTTCGATCCCGCCTTGGATGTGGGCACTCCCACCTTGGGTGGTGGCGATCATGAGATCTTCTTCCGCTGCATCCGCTCCGGCGTGGCTTGTCTTTACGAGCCCACCGCTCTGGTCCGTCACCGTCATCGCCGCTCCATGCCGGAGTTGAACAAGCTCCTATACAGTTACGGTCACGCCACGCGCTGCTTCTTCGAGCGCGAGGCGGAGGAGTTTCCAACCGACCGCGCGGCGATCAACAAGCTGGCCCGCTGGTGGTGGCGGCATTGGGCATGGGAGCGTTTGCTGCGTTCGATCTGGGCGCCCGCATGGTTCCCGCGAGATCTCGTCATG
Coding sequences within it:
- a CDS encoding molybdopterin-dependent oxidoreductase, with translation MSDTAATAEAKLPKDLAAEKGLVNVQIDGVWLQVPRGMRMIEACKLAKNEVPHYCYHPKLTAPGNCRMCLVQMGMPPRPAPGQDPTYDAEGYLPIGWMPRPVIACANTVSENMGIRTTGELVEKCREGVMEFLLINHPLDCPICDQAGECRLQEFSVEHGRGGSRFVDMKVKKPKNVDIGPRVRLDDERCIMCSRCIRFMDEVADDPVLGFTQRGTHTTLTVHPGRKLDSNYSLNTVDICPVGALTSNDFRFQMRVWFLKETKSIDVNCGTGSNITIWARGNKIHRITPRQNDDVNSTWMPDSHRLNFHYIDGEARLVEPMIKAGGTHKPVAWSEALAAVAKDLKVFAPGEIAIIASARMTNEELFMVRALATEIGTGAFTVVPRSGESDGILISEDRNPNTTGAKLVWGTQDPAGPLADIRSGVQSGAIKALLVFGEELTAEAGFTKEDLAKPAFIASVQLLAGPTAEASHVLLPGAAFAEKRGSMVNVSGRLQRLNRAVEPPVDAHDDWEILRDLVLALQGASPASGPAMIEDVFKSLAEGVTEFNGLSLSKIGDLGLSVVETGVKIPLLENERARKAAGLING